The nucleotide sequence TCTGCAAAAAGCTGATAAACTTTGTGAGAGAGATCAAGCATATTCCAATTTAACATGGTTCACCAAAAATAGACGTCAGCAACGAAAACTCATTTACACTAGGGAACCCAGAAAGAAAATGGAAAGACTTTATACAAGCTTACAACTACATAGACACCTATAGATATCACTGGCCCGATAAAAGATTATATACAATTACCAGGAGGAGACAATCCCGACGAATAGATCGAATATATATTCCGTACAACATTAGtcatgaattaaaaaatacagaatatttaGTAAACACCGTTTCAGACCACCACTTGGCATCGCATAtcactttcaaaaatattaagcAAGTTAAATGGGGATGGGGAACCTAGAAAAACAATACTGCTCATTTTAAGAATGAAAAAGTCAGATTTTTGATAAAAGAGatatacaaaaaagaaaaacagtTCAACATCAAACCAAGAAATATATTTACTCAATAAAAACCTGCAGCAAGTAGAAAAAAAAAGTGACGTTCAaacaaaaaacagcaaaaatcaAAGCATTAGAACAAAACGAAAGACCAACTAAATATTTCTTTGACAAATTGAAAACTAGAAGACGGAAAACTACTATAGACAGCCTCCAAAACAAAGAAGGAaagtatttgaaaacaaaaaatgaaatactgGATGAAGCGCAAAAATTTTACCAAACATTATGGAAACAAACGTAAGTAGGGGAGGAAAAAAGAATGGGGGAGTATCTCAAAATATATGGAGAAACCATGCTTAGCACTGAGGAAAAAGAAGGAAGAACTATTCAGAACACTGAAACAAATGGACAATTTCAAAACTCCGGGACCAGATGGGTTATCAAAGGAATTTTACCTTGAATTCTGGGAAATTCTAAAGAATGACCTGCACCAGCTAGTAAACAATGCTATCGCTTTCGACACATTACCCAAAAGTAGCAAAGAATCGATAGTCACCCTTATCTTTAAAAAAGGAAACTCAAATCACCTAGCAAATTACCGGCCCATATCAAACTTAAATGTAGATTTTAAactgatatcaaaaataatagcTAACCGATTGAAACTTATcttggataaatatataatgccAACACAAAAAAGCGCGATTCCCAACCGATCCATATTTGATAGCTTACGAAATATTCAAGAAATATGGAATTATACAACAAAATGGAACCTACCTTTATATATAATCAGTTTCGATCAGGAAAAAGCTTTTAATATGGTTAACCAacgttttttattcaaaaccatGACTAAACTaaacttcaacaaaaatattattaagtTAATCAAAGAAATGTACAATTGTATATACAGCAGAATACAAATTAACGGAGCTAAAACCAATAAAATCTTTTTGACCAGGGGAATTAGACAAGGCTGTCCTGCCCATTGAGCATGGCAATGTACACCTTAGCCATGACCCATTGGCAAGAAAAATCATCGCGAACCAAAAGATAAAAGGATTCAGTATCGGGAAATACAAAACCGTAATTGATCAATTTAGAGACGACAATACAACATACGCGCGAGGGGgcttccgaagtatgcgaaccaagatggcggacatcgtaatgtaacatgtgtactaggttaggtttaggccataattttaggtatgaatactacgggaggctcttggctagtcttcgaactgataataggactaaaataaggaaaattggaaaaaaattatcgcctaaccctaacctgttacccatgttacgttccgatgtccgccatcttggttcgcatacttcgggagcacccgcGCGAGACATTTGGAATATTTGATAAATCGTTTGCGTGTTGGAATATTTACTATGACTAATAACCTACTGACAAATCACCAAAAAGATTTCTCGCTtatagaatattttattcaaaaattcgACTTGCCCGACAATTTCTTCTCACAATTGTACATTtgcaacaaaatcaaaattacaacTCAATGTTACTTTCGCAAAGTTTCGAAGTCACGATGAAGCGAATTTATGCCACGGCATACGATTTATTTCgttgtttattcattttttgttccaAGCTTAACCGGTGCAAAAATTCCCGTAtgaatacaattatatatcAGAATTGGGATCAACAAAAATACTTTGTTGACATAAATCAATGTTTGTCTCTTTTCATATACATAAGCAGAGCTTTTAGTGATGGTAGCAAAATAGGAGAATggtttaatttgattatttgcAAATGTATTTAGGAACCAATCTATCACACTTGCACTCCAAGCCATTGATTGACACACAATCACACCTGCTTTGTCTCACTTTGATCAACTTTGTTCTGTAACCGCGACCGCAACATAGATGCTCACAACTTCCGGGTCCAGTTCTGGTTACGTTACATTCTCTAGAACGTGTCCCGACAATACCAGCTTCTACATTTTCAATACAATAATCAGGAGATGCTGAGAGATACACAAGTTGGGAATTGTTGAGTGATATTTCTACCTCCCCGTGAAAAATTTCACGACCGGAAATCTCTATTTTGCATCCAACAAGATTTTAAGCCATTGTCTTTTCCATAATACCTGCACATTCGTTTTGATGTCTTCACCACTGTCTGTACAGAAAAATGAAGTTTTGTTCATcacatttatatttaataagttcaaagaatgaaatattatcttgttaaaatttgataaaaattaagTAATTCAGTATTTATATGAAAAACATTTCAGAAGATCAGAGTTCTGTTTAAAATTCGTTACaattaacttttaattttcaaaatcctATTGAATAAAAAGAGTAAAGAGCGTCTCACCAGTCTTCCTACTTTATTGTTATGAGCAAACATCAATTGCTTTGGGTCAAGTTCTCGCATCTTTCTTTTTCCATCGAGaaaatattttaccaaattGCTCACAAATCCGCTATATGAAGCGTATGTAgtctacaaaaaataaaatttatgataagcttatataattttcaaagtACAATAGGTGCAATTAGACTTGTGAAAATAAACACAATACCTTGGGGTACATTTTTCTTTTGAGTCGaatgaaatgtaaattttaacaaaaattaaatatgatTTCAGGACGCCTATAATATTCATGTTGAAGggaaattttcaataatgaaTCCGAGAACCTTGTTTTACCAAATATGCAACATTAGGGTGTAGCAATCAATTGTACCCAGCATTCGAAATTATATGCTATggaagtaattttatttttaacgtAATAATCATAATCGATCACAATTGATATGATCCGTTTTCAAAAGATGTACAGTTTTATTAATTGATAACAATATGTTATATCATCCTCAAATATCTTACCAAATTTCCAGTGTAATTTGCAATTTCCGAATGCGGACAAAATTTGTTGTAAGGAAGAAGAAAGTCCTCACATGCCCTTGAAATAGAATGCACAACGCCAGCAGCAGTTATTGCTTGAGCGAATGCCATTTCTCTTGTACCTAAATAGAATGTTCACTAAATTTCAGAGTGACAACCAAATCACTTAAATGTCTCAGAGATCCACACACTACAAATCCAAAACTCTActgatattaaataaatatgatcTGGTGGTGGCTGTGGTGTCTAACGATGAACAATAACTCATTTAATCCTGAAGATATTAATAAGATGATGAGCCTTTGAGTACGATGATACATGATTTGTAGCAAACATTGAATGCACCGTCTACTGTTCGAGCAAAATGCATTCAGCATTGATTATTGAAAAAGCAATACGACGAGTTACCAGGATCTAATACGCAATCAAACCTTAAGATTTTAAATaaagaaaagcaaaaaaaagaggaaaatatTTTACGCGAATCTGCGAATGTTCCAAAAATTGCTTTGTTCTTCACTGACGGACACTTCCAGCGATTGTTACGGAATTGATATTGACATTCAGAAATTCCGTTTCTCGCTCCCTCGCTTACATATTTCATGAGGGGTTTTCTTTTTCGCACCATTTTCTTTGATAGTTGGTAAATCTATCCATTAGATGACAATTTGGAACATCACTTTTCAGCATATCGTAAACAGAATCTTGAGCCACAGACCTGTACAAAGCAatgtattattgaaaaattagaaatcgAACAAAATGACATTAAAAATCGGATGTATTCCGTCGTATGGAGTTTATTTCCAATCACATAGAATTTAGAAGGAATTATAATTACTTCGAATAAGATCTTGCATTGTCAATAATAGGATTCATTatccaaaatttaaaacaaaggAAGAAACGctctatttttttgttattattggacATGTTTAGTGGACATAcgatcatttcaatattttgttgttgttcttgttaattTTCGTcttcatcattataaaatcgcttttctattcgactactggaccaattgctttgaaattttcagtgagtaaagattatatttttcgttagaaggctattactttcatttatcgtttttgtgtgctatgacgccAACAAAATTTGCCAATATGTGGCgcaacgtgtccatatatttgagctctGCTCTCTTGTTTGATATGTTATTAGACCCACAGAGTAGAGTGCGACATGCATGTTTCCCAACCGGGCAGGAATAACTCCTCATTTGCCATTGTTGTGGAGGAATTGTGTTTTGTATTTGCTGTGGTATCATTGGTTTTCTTCAGTTcataattaatataatatttatgcccacattataaactacttaaATTTTACAAAGGCAACTTGCGTACAACCCTAGCTTAATACCCattaataattgaataaatgaatatttttatgtagTGTGAGggagaaataacaatttaaaaGCAGGAGAAATTTGACAATAAAGGTCGGAAAGCACTGCGGTAATGCTAtccaaaatgaataaatgtttaattatatatatatcatttagtATTAAATAGATTTTTGTCGGcggtattttcaaatataatacaGTTATTTGTCCATGAAAAAAAGCTTACCACCAACGGTCGTACACTCCGCTGCTCAAAATCAGGGGGAAGATGAGAACACATAGcaggaaaaaataatttttgttggaATTTCCCATCGTTTTTCGACCACCCTATCTCCTTAAGAAAAATCCTATAATTTGGTGAGAATAGCACAAGATCGAATAtcataatttttatgttttatattgcAAATACGTTTTTAGTGACAAATTCTATGTTTAAACTGTTCCAAAGCGTCAAGATAACATAATTCCATTGTTTAGCACTAAGCATTTGTAGTTGCATGCAGTGTCGAGTTCTCAATTTCGAATAAAATTTTAGGATGGGTTTGGGAAGAAGTTTAAAACCAGTAAATGAACTATTTGTTTAAAACATTATTCTGGTCATCAGTTGACAATAAACCTCGAGCGTTTCGTCGCGGATAGTCCGATATCCTCCTTATCTGTCGTTAAATCATTAGAAGTTTAACCGAAACGATTTATCTACCGATTGTTACACATCTCATTTATTTGCCTATGTAAAGTACGAACTCTCCTTTGATTGGGATACCTATAACATTTTCTAAGCTCTTGCTTTGCTAAGGCTGACCGAGACCTTCAAAATCACTATATGTTTTTATCCAGAAGATTTAATCCATATGTTCATTCTATTCCTATATGCCGATCACTCATGTTAATCATCAATATACTGCGATTTTCTTATACCTTCCCTTCTACTTCCATCACTACCTATCTTTAGAAAAACCTGCTCATAATGTATAAATTCTCCTAAGTGTTGTTATTAATGTTGCTAATATTTGAATGATGTTATTTATCTACTGTAACTACATTAATATCTGGTGTTTAAGGATATGTAATACTACCCAATCTTTTTTTCACGAATATATCTAGCAATTTGTATGAGATATGGAAATATGCCACAATCATATTTTTGCAGCAATCACGTAACTCGACTTCGATTATTTCCGCAAAGAGATTTATTTTTCTGCTGAGCTTTTAAGCATACTCGTTTCAGGTTCactcaataaaaatattatatgttaGGAAGTCGATCTAAAAATTATCACGTCAATTGTATATGTCCCAAACATAGTGATGCAAAATAGGTATTGcttttttactttcatttttccAATTATTGGCGATATTGCTTCCTGtatcattttataattttattctgcaaatattatataattttcgaCATTGCTGGAAAAAATGGTGCTGAGTCAGAAAAACAAGGGAATTTTTAAAGGAAAAgttttgtttgcaaaattttccTGTCGCGTTTTATTTCTAATATGAATCTGAAAACTGTAATAAGATTCGTTTCTTTTGTTTAACCCAATATAAATTGACTTTGCGTTGTTAttctacaaaaaataaaaacaatttaattCTGACCTGAAAAGTAAAGATGACGGTAACAAAGGTCATATTCCAAAATAACCCAATTATCCAGATTTTCAAGGCTTCATTATTTTATGGCTATTTAAAGTAGCACGTGTTTAACTAGTGCTCCTTTCCCTCTGTCTTTGCGTTAGTTGATCCATATGCAGTGAATATGGCAAGAGTGAAAACGTCTATATTAAATAGTTCATTTCAATTTCCCAAATTTTCTTTCGTATTGCTTCGTCTGGCCTAAATCATACTTCCCCAGACAAGAAATTTAAAACAGTTATGTTGGAAACATATAAGAAAATGTATACTATAATATTTCCATGTTTATGAGTTATGTTACTTTGCTTGGAAATGCAATGATGCACTGACGACTCAGTGATGCACAGACAATTTGTACTTTGACGATATactaatcaatcaatcaatcatcgtttattcgtcaacacaattaatataaatatatcacgGAAATATGACAAGATATAAAGTAAATGAAAAAAGACGAACTTCATAtctgtgacaggagtcgcgagggaccacGAAAGGTcttcgagcagcgacacccacgATGCTGGTTCagcttaataaataaaattagttaacGCCTAtgcttttaattattattattcataaaacataaaaaacgaGACACCAAAACAATTGAATAATATGtgtatataataaatttgaaaaacatgaaaaccATCAAAGAGCTAAAGAACTAAAAGAAAACTTTTCCACTGCATTGACTTTGATCAGAACTGAACAAATATAGCACTCAGTTCAATTAATTTCAGGTCTGTAACCGACAAACTCGAAcgttattttattgaattgctGAAGCAAAAAGATAAAATACCTCAAATACTCCAGGGGACTGTGAAACTGTGAATACGACCACGGCGTTTATCtattagtaaaataaaaaaaacacgaGTACTGTATAACGTACATTCGTTCATTTCCAATTCAAGCTTGTATTCAACGGAGTCGTAAACAACGGCCAAACGTATAGCTTTCCTTCATAACTTAGGACTTTTCTGATTGCAGTTATATTGCTTCCTGAATACCTGTGTTTACCCAGAAACAATCTTGTATTAAAATTTTGcccttttcaaaaatataaaacataaaaacacgGAGATTTCCAACGGTAGTTGTTGACATGTAATAgccattgatttttttttcaatggaattatttgaaaaaacaagaacaagattaacaacaataatataataataacagaacgatccatatgtaactttgtgtacaaaaatgaaacaacaaattaTCAGTGTGAAAATCAGACGGTAGGCTAATCTGGGATTAAATTACTGACTGATATTAACCCAACTTGCGAGAGTACAGCAAAGTTTAAGAATCAAGTTCAGCAGCAATACAaccaaattaaatttgtttgcaatcctacatttttatttttcgagaCGGAAAAAGACAAACTATAATTGCAGACACAAGTAACCTCTTTTGGCGTTTGTGGTTTAATTGATATTCATAAAAATCGTTGGCAGTCCCACGACTCCCACATGACTTTCGTCTTTTGCTTTAGAAGTGATGCAGGCATTTGTTGGTAACAATTTCGAAATTGGGAAAAGTGTTTGAAATCTTCATTTACCgcatgatttttttaaagttattaTACGGattgattatttgaatattttcgttcCAAATTGAATTAAGCTATTGAATAATGCCAACATTGGAATGCGGATATAATTGTAGGCCGAATTGGGCAATTTCGTAAGTAGGTGTTGTACATTGAACATTTAAAACAAGTTTTCATTATTTGCCTTTAATTTATATTTACGATTTGGTGTAATTGTCAAGAATATGACTAAGCAGCCATTTggggacaaatataaaatattcttaGCCAACTCGTCCGACACAGACCGCAATTCTACATTGCGACACAGGCGTCGCACATAggatacaaatttaaaaagattGCCGGGATTGCTGTAGAAAAATAAGTTGTATTTAGACTAGAATAATAGATATTAGAATTTTATATAAAGTAGATCATGCTTGGGGATaagttttatattaatttaattacttGGTTTTTATCTTAGAAACAAGGTCGTTATAGACTGTTACAATCGCTTCTGTCACGACTGATAGTGCTCGGTCCTGATGTCAGTTTCAGGGTCGACTGAATTTATTCTGGTTTACTCTGTCGCAAATAATAACAGTTCATATATCTCTAAACCagtatatattaaattttgatgttcttTTTTTAATCGCATAATTGCTTTATGCTTAAATCAATTAGAAGCGAAATAAGCGTATTTATTTACCTCCTATTTACCATTTGAATCTGGTAGTAATTTTTTTCATGTGAGCACAATGCCGAGTTTCTATTCAGCTTGTGTTGTTCTCATTCCTGTACTTCTATCCACAATGGTTTTGAGCAGAAACGTGCATGACCGTTGGTGGTAAGATTTTTCTTTCTATAAATTTAAGAACCATTGCACTTAACTAGTTGCAGTGTACGTAATTAGTTGTTATGTTTTATTGGCGATGCAAAACAAAAACCTTCTTCTTTTAACCAATTCGTCACTGCTGGAGAGAAGAGCTCATACGACAATGTAAAGACATGATGACTATTTAGCTAATGTCGAATCGTATTTCACCTGCATGACTATGAGCAAATATTATTTCGGACTATAAAAGTtaacaaatagttttttttcgATCCATGGttttaattgataattttttattcaagaaaaatttcttcaaaCGACAAATCATATATAACCTACGGATATAATAAGTACAACTTACTTTATAAACacttttttacaaaataattttcaggtCCGTCGCACAAGATTCCATTCGCGATATGGTACAGAGAAATAGATCTATTTGTCAAAAAGTAGAAGGATTCACACAATACCAAAAGAGATGGTGTAAGACGAATAAAGCATTTATGAAGTTTGTAATCGAGGGAGCGAGACAAGGAATCTCGGAATGTAAATATCAGTTTCGCAATGATCGATGGAATTGCTcaacagaagaaaaaaaatggatattttatggaaaatttataaaatatcacGGTGACTATCtagtgaaatatttgaacatttctTTAGTTTCAACGCTTAAAACGCAACTGACACTGAGTTAAGTCGGCTGTGATGATATAATGTAACCTAATAACTAACACTATTCCAATTATTGGGAATGAAATTGAcccatatgaatcgttttgttgttatgttgtttttgtgaaaaaatcgtCTTTTTTCTTCAACTACTCGACCattgaagattgttgttgtcgctagaagggtattttgtttttttaaaaatatttgtttgaatttgtttttcacttcaaagttTTATGTGATGAACTCATAAAAATTAGCCGTTTTCAAGCAGTCTGTTacattcaatgaaaaaaattgaatttaaacttaattgaaattaaattttagtataataaattttttaatttcatttttttgttctaATTTTTCCTATTCAAAATGATTTGCATTTCAGGATCTCGAGAAAGCGCATTTGCACATGCTATAACTGCTGCTGGCGTAGTACATGCCATATCTCAAGCTTGTGCAACTAATAGTCTTCCACCCGAAGCTTGTCCCGATGTAAGTTTAATTGGATTTAGTTTATGACATTTTCTATCGCCCCCTCTTTCACGATGAATGACAAAACAACATGCTATAGGTTATAAGTATCACAGATATCTACAAACCTACAATGTGACTATAAATGActttcttatcattattattcttTTACGAGTCTTTTAGCAATCAATTTTAGTGGACACGAAAtgcgtcatcaaaattaaaaattgcgcattttgtggcggttccgcgttagTGGCCGTGTCCATATAATTTGCTGCCTAGGAATATTTAACACAAATTCGAGTCATTCCGCTAACGaagttttttatttacataaattCAGTCTTGGATcagtatttaattaaaaaaggCGTGTTCGTGGAAAAATGATGTCATCCGACGTTTTGCCTTTTTTGgttcattttcataaaaaatcaaaaataatccATAATTCATAATAATATGGATTGATGTTAATTTACAAACGGTTGTATGTATGAATAAATCTCATATAACTATGCATAAATATtgcttcaaaataataataaaacaatttattatcAATTTCCATTAAGGATGGTCTGTACAGCAAATTCGCAAGTGGGTTAGTGAAATATTTTCTTAACAATAAAAGACACAGACGAGGACTGGATCGCCGACTAGTAATGGACGATCACAATAACAAAGTTGGGAGGATGGTATGTAATGTAAACAcgtatatttttagtttttattctGATTTGCTGTCATTTCTATTAGTGAAATTTGCTCGTAAACAGGTgagtaatttgaaaatatta is from Styela clava chromosome 9, kaStyClav1.hap1.2, whole genome shotgun sequence and encodes:
- the LOC144427351 gene encoding protein Wnt-5b-like, with the translated sequence MPSFYSACVVLIPVLLSTMVLSRNVHDRWWSVAQDSIRDMVQRNRSICQKVEGFTQYQKRWCKTNKAFMKFVIEGARQGISECKYQFRNDRWNCSTEEKKWIFYGKFIKYHGSRESAFAHAITAAGVVHAISQACATNSLPPEACPDDGLYSKFASGLVKYFLNNKRHRRGLDRRLVMDDHNNKVGRMAVVNTSEKKCKCIDVPENMEICNKTFCWEDVEDFRVIGNTLRKAYFNASQFWIPRDEIASGNLNTKLKTDLKSNTELVYFNGSPDLCYRVPRNNYYGTRSRVCNATGSEFGSCEYLCCGYGYEAKMFEVVELCNCDTQNKCFRCVRMEQRHVCK
- the LOC120339470 gene encoding protein Wnt-5a-like — encoded protein: MVRKRKPLMKYVSEGARNGISECQYQFRNNRWKCPSVKNKAIFGTFADSRTREMAFAQAITAAGVVHSISRACEDFLLPYNKFCPHSEIANYTGNLTTYASYSGFVSNLVKYFLDGKRKMRELDPKQLMFAHNNKVGRLTVVKTSKRMCRYYGKDNGLKSCWMQNRDFRS